AACTGCTATGTCATGTCGCTGGTGGCCGTGATGGTAGGCTTGCCAATGCCCATCATTAACCTTCTGGCTACGGGCTTTTTCTATTTTGTGTCCAGAAAGAGTACCTTCTTTGTTCGTTGGAACTCCATGCAGGCGCTGGTCTCACAGGTGCCGTTGTTCGTCATGAACAACATCCTGTTCTGGTGGACCGTCAGGATATTGTTCTGTTTCACTGATCTTTCATCCGTGTATATTGCCTATTTCATCACCGTCAACCTCTATAATATCTATGATTTCATAGAGACAGTCCGCTCTGCGGTTGGCACTCGAAAGGGAAAAATACATCGTTGGTATCTTTATAGTACGATAACCGATAAAATATGTATGCGATGAAAAAGATACTTACAGAACTCCTTTTCTCCGTATTGCTGTTTCTGGGCATCTTCTATGCCACCTTGCAGGTAGATTGGATGAAACTGTTCAATCTTTCCCCTACCATAGTCGGGGATAAGTTAGCGGAATGGGTATGGGATTTGACCTACAATGATCTTCATGAGGTAAAGTCAGACGATGTGTGCCTGCCTATAGACACACTGGTCCGTGAAATGTGTCTGGCCAATGATATAGACACTGCCAGCGTCAATGTTCTGGTAAGCAGGAATAGTGATGTGAATGCCTTTGTAACTGTTGGCAGACATCTTGTTGTATATACGGGACTTATCGAGAAGATGGACAATGAGTCGCAGCTGTGTGCTGTTATTGGTCACGAACTGGCTCATCTTGAGTTGGGCCATGTTCAATCGGGCATACGTAGGCAGGCCGTTTTTCAGGCAATACTGATTCTTCTTACAGGCAACTCCAATGTTGACGGCCTGATAAAACTCACCAGCAGAATGCTGAGCAATACCATCAGCCGTGCCAAGGAAAACGATGCCGACGCACAGGGCGCCCGCTATCTCCATGCCATGCATCTTGACCCGATGGAGATGGCCAATTCTCTGGAGAAGCTTGAGAGCTATGGTGTACTCTCATATCTTTCTGACCATGCAGACAGCAAGGACCGTGCCGCACGTATCCGCAAAATGCAGTTCAAGTCAAACGGCCCGTTCCGTCAGATCCTGATGCCTGAAACCTGGAATACTCTTAAGTCGCATTGCGAATGAGTTCTTTTGTTCTGATTTTCGATCATTTTTTTCGAAAATTAAGACAAATAAAAATCTCAAACTAGAACGGGAAGTGGCTCTCACAAACCATAAAAGTGGTCTTGGAGCCACTTCTCGTACTGTTTTTGTGATGAAATTTTGGGTGATTATTGCTATTTTGGCGCATTTTTCATCGTTTTATTCTGTAGTTCTTTAAAAACTGTAATGCAACTGAATGAATACTATGATGCAATTGAACTTCAGTTGTTGTATAACTGTTATTCAGTTGCAGTATAACTGCAATTCAGTTGCGGTATAACTGTTATTCAGTTGCGGTATAATAGAACGTCTATTGCAAGCAATGGTTTAGGTGGGGAAAAAGTGATTTTTACAACTTGTTGATAATCAGACGTTTCGCGAAGTATGCTCAAAACTCTCATATTTTCGACCAACTTTGCGTTTGGTGAATTCCGTGCGAGTTTTGAGGGGAGTTCTACTTGTCAACAATCACGGTTGGCGTGTCGTGATAACGCCCTACCACAAGAACGTCTATCCCGGTTTTATAGCGATAAAAACCAGAGAGGGTGCTCACAATGAGTTCATAGCTTTTTCCAATCTCCACCTGATCGAGTGTGAGCAGATGATTGTCATTTGTCGAGTCTTTGGGCTTGAACTCATAGAAAATACTATCGGGTATGAGGACAGTCTGCGGGTCGTCGATGTTGAGCGCGGTAGTGAAGGCGCCTAGAGGCGAGCCAATACCCGTGAAGATGAAATGCACCTTGTTGCCGCAGTAAGTGCGCAGAAACTCAAAACTGGTGCTGAGGCTGTCAACATCATAGACCATGATACAATGCATGCGCGGCCAAAGCTGGGTGACCAATTCAGTGCCTACGTGGTGGCTCTCCATAATTTCGCGGATGGCACAGGCACGTTTCGGACTGGAGGGCACATAGACGTTTCCTTTCTCAATATCATCTGTGAGCTTGGGCCAGTGCTTCTCAATATAGCTCAGCATATCCAGCATATTGATATACTGATCGCAGAGCGTCAGCGAGATGTCCTGCTGATAGAGGGCAAAGAGGGCCTGAAGATAGAGCTTTTCCGGCTGTTCGGCTGATTTGATGATATCGATGGGGATCACATAGA
The sequence above is a segment of the Prevotella sp. E9-3 genome. Coding sequences within it:
- a CDS encoding M48 family metallopeptidase; amino-acid sequence: MKKILTELLFSVLLFLGIFYATLQVDWMKLFNLSPTIVGDKLAEWVWDLTYNDLHEVKSDDVCLPIDTLVREMCLANDIDTASVNVLVSRNSDVNAFVTVGRHLVVYTGLIEKMDNESQLCAVIGHELAHLELGHVQSGIRRQAVFQAILILLTGNSNVDGLIKLTSRMLSNTISRAKENDADAQGARYLHAMHLDPMEMANSLEKLESYGVLSYLSDHADSKDRAARIRKMQFKSNGPFRQILMPETWNTLKSHCE
- a CDS encoding GH3 auxin-responsive promoter family protein, coding for MFDKLLKTVNEARWADGLRIRNRLDDITYEPMRTQEEFVMRLIRENAKTAYGHDHGFENIRNMDEFRSFVPLSTFDDYAAYIDRVVNGERNVLTTYHTEHISESHNHCKIPMSRWSLQSCYDYSFSSGFYIAAHHGFLTDGMTLNLIDNNIDRLASGITVGNILGRLLTKREFDNDQIYVIPIDIIKSAEQPEKLYLQALFALYQQDISLTLCDQYINMLDMLSYIEKHWPKLTDDIEKGNVYVPSSPKRACAIREIMESHHVGTELVTQLWPRMHCIMVYDVDSLSTSFEFLRTYCGNKVHFIFTGIGSPLGAFTTALNIDDPQTVLIPDSIFYEFKPKDSTNDNHLLTLDQVEIGKSYELIVSTLSGFYRYKTGIDVLVVGRYHDTPTVIVDK